The following are from one region of the Mycolicibacterium diernhoferi genome:
- a CDS encoding glycogen/starch/alpha-glucan phosphorylase translates to MTDLVANIPAVERTRTGLSADALRRAIIDHIRYTVGRPAAALRPEHYYRALALAVRDRMQDNRTDSTQTSLDRGSKVTCYLSAEFLMGPQLGANLLNLGIEDAARAALAELGQDIDEVLACEEEPGLGNGGLGRLAACYLDSLATLERPAIGYGIRYEFGIFDQEIHDGWQVEKTDNWLLNGNPWEIAKPDVHYPVLWGGHTERYADDAGVHRVRWIPQRVIQGVAYDTPIQGYGVKTCNTLTLWSARAVQSFALEAFHTGDYYKAVEEEVTSETVTKVLYPNDEPEAGKRLRLLQQFFFVSCSLQHVLHILDDLADLSVYDLPERFAIQLNDTHPSIGVAELMRLLVDERRLDWEHAWDITVATFGYTNHTLLPEALEKWPLEMFGQSLPRHLEIIYEINSRFLDEVRAKFPGDEDRVRRMSLIGENGGKTVRMAHLATVGSHAINGVAALHSELLKDSVLKDFYEMWPERFSNKTNGVTPRRFVALSNPGLRRLLDRTVGDGWLTHLGRLRGLEAFIDDDGFRQEWRAVKRANKARLADFVRDETGVVLDPSWLFDIQVKRIHEYKRQHLNVLNIVTQYLRIKNDPGIDMAPRAYIFGGKAAPGYFLAKRIIKLITAVGAMVNFDPEVNGLMKVVFLPNFNVQNAHLIYPAANLSEHISTAGKEASGTGNMKFMMNGALTIGTLDGANVEIREEAGAENFFLFGLTVDEVEALKRDGYRPASVVTENPELRAVLDLIAGGHFSHGDTEVFRPLIDNLIHHDPFLVLADYASYVQCQDRVSAAWQDRDAWSRMSILNAARSGKFSSDRAIEEYCDEIWGVRPVKVQSLNNG, encoded by the coding sequence ATGACCGATCTTGTTGCGAACATCCCGGCCGTCGAACGCACCCGCACCGGTCTGTCCGCGGACGCGTTGCGCCGGGCCATCATCGACCACATCCGCTACACGGTCGGCCGGCCCGCCGCGGCCCTGCGCCCCGAGCACTACTACCGGGCGTTGGCGCTGGCGGTGCGGGACCGTATGCAGGACAACCGGACTGACTCCACCCAGACATCCCTGGACCGGGGCAGCAAGGTCACCTGTTATCTGTCCGCGGAATTCCTGATGGGGCCGCAACTGGGGGCCAACCTGCTCAACCTGGGCATCGAGGACGCCGCCCGCGCGGCGCTGGCCGAGCTGGGACAGGACATCGACGAGGTGCTGGCCTGCGAGGAGGAACCCGGCCTGGGCAACGGTGGGCTGGGCCGGCTGGCGGCCTGCTACCTGGATTCCCTGGCCACCCTGGAACGGCCGGCCATCGGCTACGGAATCCGCTACGAGTTCGGCATCTTCGACCAGGAGATCCACGACGGCTGGCAGGTCGAGAAGACCGACAACTGGCTGCTGAACGGAAATCCATGGGAGATCGCCAAACCCGACGTGCACTACCCGGTGCTGTGGGGCGGACACACCGAACGCTACGCCGACGACGCCGGCGTGCACCGGGTGCGCTGGATCCCGCAGCGCGTCATCCAGGGAGTCGCCTATGACACCCCGATCCAGGGCTACGGCGTCAAGACCTGCAACACGCTCACCCTGTGGAGTGCCCGCGCCGTGCAGTCCTTCGCGCTGGAAGCGTTCCATACCGGCGACTACTACAAGGCGGTCGAGGAGGAGGTCACCTCAGAGACCGTGACCAAGGTGCTCTACCCCAACGACGAACCCGAGGCGGGCAAGAGACTGCGGTTGCTGCAGCAGTTCTTCTTCGTGTCCTGTTCGCTGCAGCATGTGCTGCACATCCTGGATGACCTTGCCGATTTGTCCGTCTACGATCTGCCCGAGCGATTCGCCATCCAGCTCAACGACACTCACCCCTCGATCGGCGTCGCCGAACTCATGCGGCTGCTGGTCGACGAACGGCGCCTGGACTGGGAGCACGCCTGGGACATCACGGTGGCCACCTTCGGCTACACCAACCACACCCTGCTGCCCGAAGCGCTGGAGAAGTGGCCGCTGGAGATGTTCGGCCAGAGCCTGCCCCGGCACCTGGAGATCATCTACGAGATCAACAGCCGCTTCCTCGACGAGGTGCGGGCCAAGTTCCCGGGCGACGAGGACCGGGTCCGGCGGATGTCGCTGATCGGCGAGAACGGCGGCAAAACCGTGCGGATGGCGCACCTGGCCACCGTCGGCAGCCACGCGATCAACGGTGTGGCCGCGCTGCACTCGGAGCTGCTGAAGGACAGCGTGCTGAAGGACTTCTACGAGATGTGGCCGGAACGGTTCTCGAACAAGACCAACGGTGTGACACCGCGCCGGTTCGTGGCGCTGTCCAATCCGGGTCTGCGCCGGCTACTGGACCGTACCGTCGGCGACGGCTGGCTCACCCACCTCGGCCGGCTGCGCGGGCTGGAGGCGTTCATCGACGACGACGGGTTCCGCCAGGAATGGCGAGCGGTGAAGCGGGCCAACAAGGCGCGGCTGGCCGACTTCGTGCGCGACGAGACCGGCGTGGTCCTGGACCCGAGCTGGTTGTTCGACATCCAGGTCAAGCGGATCCACGAATACAAACGCCAGCACCTCAACGTACTCAACATCGTCACCCAGTACCTGCGGATCAAGAACGATCCCGGGATCGACATGGCGCCGCGGGCCTACATCTTCGGCGGCAAGGCCGCGCCCGGCTACTTCCTGGCCAAGCGCATCATCAAGCTGATCACCGCGGTCGGGGCGATGGTCAACTTCGACCCCGAGGTCAACGGCCTGATGAAGGTGGTGTTCCTGCCGAATTTCAACGTGCAGAATGCGCACCTGATCTACCCCGCCGCCAACCTCTCCGAGCATATCTCGACCGCCGGCAAGGAGGCCTCCGGCACCGGGAACATGAAGTTCATGATGAACGGCGCCCTGACCATCGGCACCCTGGACGGCGCCAACGTGGAGATCCGCGAGGAGGCCGGTGCGGAGAACTTCTTCCTGTTCGGGCTCACCGTGGACGAGGTCGAGGCGCTCAAGCGCGACGGTTACCGCCCGGCGTCCGTCGTCACCGAGAACCCGGAGCTGCGCGCGGTGCTGGATCTGATTGCCGGCGGGCACTTCTCACACGGTGACACCGAGGTGTTCCGCCCGTTGATCGACAACCTGATCCACCATGACCCGTTCCTGGTGCTCGCGGACTACGCGTCCTACGTGCAGTGCCAGGATCGGGTGAGTGCCGCCTGGCAGGACCGCGACGCCTGGTCGCGGATGTCCATCCTCAACGCCGCCCGCAGCGGCAAATTCTCCTCCGATCGCGCGATCGAAGAATACTGCGACGAAATCTGGGGAGTTCGGCCCGTGAAGGTGCAGTCTTTGAATAATGGGTAG
- a CDS encoding phosphotransferase family protein: MLIRQFQGGQSNPTYHLQSPTGEFVLRKKPPGTLLPRAHDVGREYRVMSALADSDVPVPRMRTMCEDESVLGTPFFVMDHVPGRIFPDRVLREGTPEDRAAVYRDMARVLARLHKVDWRAAGLSDFGRPDGYLARQVALWTRQWEAAKVEECADMDRLAAWLPRHLPAGDEACIAHGDYRLGNVLLHPTEPRIVAVLDWELSTIGHPLADLGYAAMTYHLPGEADPLMGVAGEDLSGTGIPDEAEFVAEYCREAGRETPDELVSFVVFSMFRLASIVAGVWRRGLDGNAADARAGTDLFRDRYRGLAERAWELAGGL; this comes from the coding sequence TTGCTGATCCGGCAGTTCCAGGGCGGTCAGAGCAACCCGACCTATCATTTACAAAGCCCGACAGGAGAATTCGTCCTGCGCAAAAAGCCGCCCGGTACGTTGCTGCCGAGGGCGCACGATGTGGGCCGGGAATACCGGGTGATGTCCGCGCTGGCCGACAGTGATGTGCCGGTGCCGCGGATGCGCACCATGTGCGAGGACGAGTCGGTGCTCGGTACGCCGTTCTTCGTCATGGATCACGTACCGGGCAGGATCTTCCCCGACCGGGTGCTGCGCGAGGGGACACCCGAGGACCGGGCCGCGGTGTACCGGGACATGGCCCGGGTGCTCGCGCGTCTGCACAAGGTGGACTGGCGGGCCGCCGGCCTCTCCGATTTCGGGCGGCCCGACGGCTACCTGGCCCGTCAGGTGGCGCTGTGGACCCGGCAGTGGGAGGCCGCCAAGGTCGAGGAATGCGCCGATATGGACCGGCTGGCCGCCTGGTTGCCCCGACATCTGCCGGCCGGGGACGAGGCGTGCATCGCCCACGGGGACTACCGGCTGGGCAACGTGCTGCTGCATCCCACCGAACCGCGCATCGTGGCGGTGCTGGACTGGGAGCTGTCCACGATCGGCCACCCACTGGCGGATCTGGGGTACGCGGCGATGACCTACCACCTGCCCGGGGAGGCCGACCCGTTGATGGGCGTGGCCGGTGAGGACCTGAGCGGCACAGGCATCCCCGACGAGGCCGAGTTCGTCGCCGAGTATTGCCGGGAAGCGGGCCGGGAGACGCCCGATGAGCTGGTCAGCTTCGTGGTGTTCTCGATGTTCCGGTTGGCGTCCATCGTGGCCGGGGTGTGGCGGCGGGGTCTGGACGGTAATGCCGCCGACGCCCGCGCGGGCACCGATCTGTTCCGGGACCGGTACCGCGGTCTGGCCGAGCGAGCCTGGGAGCTGGCCGGCGGGCTGTGA
- a CDS encoding acyl-CoA dehydrogenase family protein — MDVRLTSEQQQLRDAAAKLADDLGPGAVGELDDGDRVARLEKTVAATGWRSLRSDGATGVEVALVAEEFGRGLVDVPFLGPVLADDLGHSDATIVTRGIAPDARGLRRGVWLDGGSVTVADLGDATPGVDLTRWAAPVSGDAAVVGEVDPQRAQALALVVTAADILGAARGAFDLACDYAKVREQYGKAIGSYQAIAHMLAESLVLIEGSISILRYAAWAVDEEESGVAAEAARVAKVYCAKSAHTICETSIQVHGGIGNTWECAAHVYLRRVLVSTGLWPVSLKEISVGLS; from the coding sequence ATGGATGTTCGGCTGACCAGTGAGCAGCAACAACTGCGGGACGCGGCCGCCAAGCTCGCCGATGATCTCGGCCCCGGAGCGGTGGGCGAGCTCGACGACGGCGACCGGGTGGCCCGGCTGGAGAAGACCGTCGCGGCCACCGGTTGGCGTTCCCTGCGCTCCGACGGCGCGACCGGTGTCGAGGTCGCCCTGGTCGCCGAGGAGTTCGGGCGCGGGCTGGTCGACGTGCCGTTTCTCGGCCCGGTGCTGGCCGACGATCTCGGGCACTCCGACGCCACCATCGTGACCCGCGGCATCGCCCCCGATGCCCGGGGGTTGCGCCGCGGTGTCTGGCTCGACGGTGGCAGTGTCACCGTCGCCGACCTGGGTGATGCCACCCCCGGTGTCGACCTGACGCGATGGGCCGCACCGGTATCTGGCGACGCCGCCGTGGTGGGGGAGGTGGATCCACAGCGGGCACAGGCTCTGGCGCTGGTGGTGACCGCCGCCGACATCCTGGGCGCGGCCCGTGGGGCATTCGACCTGGCCTGCGACTACGCCAAGGTGCGCGAGCAGTACGGCAAGGCCATCGGTTCCTACCAGGCCATCGCGCACATGCTCGCCGAGAGTCTGGTGCTCATCGAGGGATCGATCAGCATCCTGCGGTACGCCGCATGGGCCGTCGACGAGGAGGAGTCCGGCGTCGCGGCCGAAGCCGCCCGCGTCGCCAAGGTCTACTGCGCGAAATCCGCGCACACCATCTGTGAGACGTCCATTCAGGTGCACGGCGGTATCGGCAACACCTGGGAGTGCGCGGCGCACGTCTACCTGCGCCGGGTATTGGTGTCCACCGGCTTGTGGCCGGTGTCGTTGAAGGAGATCTCCGTTGGACTTTCGTGA
- a CDS encoding acyl-CoA dehydrogenase family protein, whose translation MDFRDSEAELAFRQRLRAWLAEQAPNFPKSTEEYWARQGEWHQSLHAAGFFGATWPKEFGGLELPPVYDVIVDEELARAGAPPRPSLGYLVTGLGRHASKELQQRFLPGMIDGTERWCQGFSEPGAGSDLASLTTTATLDGDEYVINGHKIWTSYSDVADWCLLLARTDKDVKRHKGISAFLVNMHQPGIEQRPLKMINGVSNEFGQVLFDGARVPASQMVGNPGDGWALAMTVVGHEREPSTLGYAARYEKTVNQLARRGESSDELAWATVQVQVLRQHVRRRLSEQLDGISHGPEGSIDKLLMTWVEQSVGHAVLAQTGTSDLDLFNTYLYSRSQSVMGGTSQIQKNIIAGRILRMAV comes from the coding sequence TTGGACTTTCGTGACTCCGAAGCCGAACTGGCGTTCCGGCAGCGGCTGCGGGCCTGGCTGGCCGAGCAGGCCCCGAACTTCCCGAAATCCACCGAGGAGTACTGGGCTCGGCAAGGGGAGTGGCACCAATCCCTGCATGCTGCAGGGTTTTTCGGAGCAACCTGGCCCAAGGAGTTCGGTGGGCTGGAACTGCCGCCGGTCTACGACGTGATCGTCGACGAGGAACTGGCCCGCGCCGGCGCCCCGCCGCGGCCCAGTCTGGGCTACCTGGTGACCGGATTGGGCCGGCACGCGAGCAAGGAACTGCAGCAGCGCTTCCTGCCCGGCATGATCGACGGCACCGAGCGCTGGTGCCAGGGCTTCTCCGAACCGGGCGCCGGCTCGGATCTCGCGTCGCTGACCACCACCGCCACCCTCGACGGCGATGAGTACGTGATCAACGGCCACAAGATCTGGACCAGCTACTCCGACGTCGCCGACTGGTGCCTGCTGCTGGCCCGCACCGACAAGGATGTGAAGCGGCACAAGGGCATTTCGGCCTTCCTGGTCAACATGCACCAGCCCGGCATCGAACAGCGCCCGCTGAAGATGATCAACGGCGTGAGCAACGAGTTCGGCCAGGTGCTGTTCGACGGCGCCCGGGTACCCGCCAGTCAGATGGTCGGCAATCCCGGGGACGGTTGGGCGCTGGCGATGACCGTCGTCGGCCACGAACGCGAGCCCTCCACCCTCGGCTACGCCGCCCGCTACGAGAAGACCGTCAACCAGCTCGCCCGCCGTGGGGAGTCCAGCGACGAACTGGCCTGGGCCACCGTGCAGGTGCAGGTCCTGCGCCAGCACGTGCGCCGACGGCTCTCCGAGCAACTGGACGGCATCTCGCACGGACCGGAGGGTTCGATCGACAAGCTGTTGATGACCTGGGTGGAACAATCCGTCGGGCATGCGGTGCTGGCCCAGACCGGGACCTCCGACCTCGACCTGTTCAACACCTATCTCTACAGCCGCTCGCAGAGCGTCATGGGCGGCACCTCGCAGATCCAGAAGAACATCATTGCCGGCCGAATCTTGAGAATGGCGGTTTGA
- a CDS encoding enoyl-CoA hydratase/isomerase family protein, with product MYDMPEEIQVEADGPLRIITLNRPEELNAVNDDLHVGLARLWNRLSQDRTARAAVITGAGKAFSAGGDFNYIQQISQDADLRAKTIADGREIVIGMARCRIPVIAAVNGPAVGLGCSVVALSDIVYMAEKAFLSDPHVQVGLVAADGGPLVWPMQMSILQAKEYALTGARIPAAKAVELGLANHVVADPLAEAITAAKKILELPQKAVESTKRILNIQLEQQVMMTLDYATTAEELTFGTDDLKNNVAKLLQGNK from the coding sequence ATGTACGACATGCCCGAGGAAATCCAGGTCGAGGCCGACGGCCCACTGCGCATCATCACGCTGAACCGGCCCGAGGAACTCAACGCCGTCAACGACGATCTGCACGTCGGGCTGGCCCGGCTGTGGAACCGGCTCAGCCAGGACCGGACCGCCCGTGCAGCGGTGATCACCGGTGCGGGCAAGGCGTTTTCGGCCGGCGGCGACTTCAACTACATCCAGCAGATCAGCCAGGACGCGGACCTGCGGGCCAAGACCATCGCCGACGGCCGCGAGATCGTGATCGGGATGGCGCGCTGCCGGATCCCGGTGATCGCGGCGGTCAACGGACCCGCAGTCGGGCTGGGCTGCAGCGTGGTGGCACTCTCCGACATCGTCTACATGGCGGAGAAGGCCTTCCTGTCCGACCCGCATGTGCAGGTGGGTCTGGTCGCCGCCGACGGCGGCCCGCTGGTGTGGCCGATGCAGATGAGCATCCTGCAGGCCAAGGAGTACGCGCTCACCGGTGCGCGGATCCCGGCCGCCAAGGCAGTCGAACTCGGCCTGGCCAACCACGTCGTGGCCGACCCGCTGGCCGAGGCGATCACCGCCGCCAAGAAGATCCTCGAGCTGCCGCAGAAGGCCGTCGAATCCACCAAGCGGATCCTGAACATCCAGCTCGAGCAGCAGGTGATGATGACGCTCGATTACGCCACCACCGCAGAGGAACTCACCTTCGGCACCGACGATCTCAAGAACAACGTCGCCAAGCTGTTGCAGGGCAACAAGTAG
- a CDS encoding DUF1990 domain-containing protein, producing the protein MDLTYPEVGATRGPLPEGYQHVHAHAVIGHGRARFQEAADAVLHWGMQRGAGVLVRAGADTAAAGTEVTVGFWGLHAPCRVVYLLDEANRRGFAYGTLPGHPESGEELFAVRYDPADGSVHAEVTAFARHATWWSRLGGPVTGLAQRLITRRYLKAV; encoded by the coding sequence GTGGATCTCACCTATCCGGAAGTGGGCGCGACGCGGGGCCCGCTGCCCGAGGGTTATCAGCATGTACACGCCCACGCGGTGATCGGCCACGGCCGGGCCCGTTTCCAGGAGGCCGCCGACGCGGTCCTGCATTGGGGAATGCAACGCGGCGCGGGGGTGCTGGTGCGGGCCGGCGCGGACACCGCGGCCGCCGGAACCGAAGTGACCGTCGGCTTCTGGGGGCTGCACGCCCCGTGCCGGGTGGTCTACCTGCTCGACGAGGCCAACCGGCGCGGCTTCGCCTACGGCACTCTGCCGGGACATCCGGAGTCCGGTGAGGAACTGTTCGCGGTGCGCTACGACCCGGCCGACGGCTCCGTGCATGCCGAGGTGACGGCCTTCGCCCGGCACGCGACGTGGTGGAGCAGGCTCGGCGGCCCGGTCACCGGGCTCGCCCAGCGGCTGATCACCCGGCGCTACCTGAAGGCGGTATAG
- a CDS encoding GlxA family transcriptional regulator — protein MPEIVITVFDGVKLLDVAGPAEVFAEANRFGADYRLRYASVDGADVLTSIGTRLAVTDRIDAVEAADTALVAGGDRLVGTPIDPALVEAVTTLRRRARRTASICTGAFILARAGLLQGRRATTHWRHVRLLADAYPDIEVQPDAIFVRDGDIYTSAGVTAGIDLALALVEQDHGAELVRTVARSLVVYLKRAGGQSQFSTLLDSDPPANSTLRAVLTAVAADPAADHSVKSLAALASMSTRQLTRLFRAELDTTPARYVESVRIDAARGALDRGHSVTDAAHIAGFGSAETLRRVFVAHLGVSPRAYRDRFRSAVGE, from the coding sequence GTGCCCGAGATCGTCATCACCGTGTTCGACGGTGTGAAACTGCTCGACGTGGCCGGCCCGGCGGAGGTCTTCGCCGAGGCGAACCGGTTCGGGGCGGACTACCGGCTGCGCTACGCCTCGGTCGACGGCGCCGACGTGCTCACCTCGATCGGCACCCGGCTGGCGGTGACCGACCGGATCGACGCGGTCGAGGCCGCGGACACCGCGCTGGTGGCCGGCGGCGACAGGCTGGTGGGCACGCCGATCGACCCGGCGCTGGTCGAGGCGGTGACCACGCTGCGCCGCCGGGCCCGGCGCACCGCCTCGATCTGCACCGGAGCCTTCATCCTGGCCCGAGCCGGGCTGTTGCAGGGCCGGCGCGCCACCACGCACTGGCGGCACGTGCGGCTGCTCGCCGACGCCTACCCCGACATCGAGGTCCAGCCGGACGCGATCTTCGTCCGCGACGGCGACATCTACACCTCGGCGGGCGTGACCGCCGGCATCGATCTCGCGCTCGCCCTGGTCGAGCAGGACCACGGCGCCGAACTGGTGCGCACGGTGGCGCGGTCGCTGGTGGTGTATCTCAAGCGCGCGGGCGGGCAATCACAGTTCTCCACCCTGCTGGACAGCGATCCCCCGGCGAACTCCACCCTGCGTGCCGTGCTGACCGCGGTCGCCGCGGATCCCGCGGCCGATCACAGCGTGAAAAGCCTTGCCGCACTGGCCTCGATGAGTACCCGGCAGCTGACCCGGTTGTTCCGGGCCGAGTTGGACACCACCCCGGCGCGATACGTCGAATCGGTGCGCATCGATGCCGCCCGCGGCGCGCTCGACCGCGGGCACAGCGTCACCGACGCCGCCCATATCGCCGGTTTCGGCAGCGCGGAAACCCTGCGCCGGGTGTTCGTCGCACACCTGGGTGTCAGCCCGCGCGCGTACCGGGACAGGTTTCGCAGCGCGGTCGGTGAATGA
- a CDS encoding HD domain-containing protein: MTSTTDEIIAGVVVPATGLVRDVTEFIRDTEDDLLYHHSRRVYLFGSLHAQRLGRTPDPELLYTGAMFHDIGLTAGYRDSQLRFEVDGANAARDFLLERGVDGTGAGLVWLGIALHTTPGVPEFLAPEVAFVTAGVETDVLGIGREALSAEQIVAVTAAHPRPDFKNRILHAFTEGNLHRPASTFGNVNADVLAHYAPGFARTDFVDVIRGSSWPE, from the coding sequence ATGACAAGCACCACTGACGAGATCATCGCCGGCGTCGTCGTCCCGGCCACCGGACTGGTGCGCGATGTCACCGAGTTCATCCGCGACACCGAGGACGATCTGCTCTACCACCACTCCCGGCGGGTGTACCTGTTCGGCTCACTGCACGCTCAGCGGTTGGGGCGCACCCCGGACCCCGAGTTGCTCTACACCGGTGCGATGTTCCACGACATCGGCCTGACGGCCGGCTACCGCGACTCGCAACTGCGCTTCGAGGTCGACGGCGCCAACGCGGCGCGGGACTTCCTGCTGGAGCGCGGGGTCGACGGGACCGGGGCGGGACTGGTCTGGCTGGGTATCGCCCTGCACACCACGCCGGGTGTGCCGGAGTTCCTGGCCCCGGAGGTCGCCTTCGTCACCGCCGGGGTGGAGACCGATGTGCTCGGCATCGGTCGTGAGGCGTTGTCCGCCGAGCAGATCGTCGCGGTGACCGCGGCCCATCCCCGGCCGGACTTCAAGAACCGGATCCTGCACGCGTTCACCGAGGGCAACCTGCACCGCCCGGCGAGCACCTTCGGCAACGTCAACGCCGACGTGCTGGCGCACTACGCGCCCGGCTTCGCGCGCACCGACTTCGTCGACGTGATCAGGGGTAGTAGCTGGCCGGAGTGA
- a CDS encoding PaaI family thioesterase has translation MTTGVAHSGGGFNPPDPTDRGGPDYGRFIEAVRTLQDHARAADAPDEVITEAAGLIEKVSALLAPYEADEWHSPSGRRLDLPNRGNISSVPLRVHATEDGRVDGTVRFRRYHLGRNGAVHGGMLGLLFDSLLGYTTAVLTQSPYQRTAHLGIDYRKIVPINKELQVDAGIDRIEGRKINVSGRILDDGEVLTEGDALFIRLKPGQP, from the coding sequence GTGACGACCGGCGTAGCGCACTCAGGGGGCGGGTTCAATCCGCCGGATCCCACCGACCGTGGCGGTCCCGACTACGGGCGCTTCATCGAGGCGGTCCGGACACTGCAGGACCACGCTCGCGCCGCGGACGCCCCCGATGAGGTGATCACCGAGGCCGCCGGTCTGATCGAGAAGGTGTCGGCGTTGCTGGCCCCGTACGAGGCCGACGAATGGCACTCGCCGTCCGGTCGGCGCCTCGATCTGCCCAACCGGGGAAACATCAGTTCGGTGCCGCTGCGGGTGCACGCCACCGAGGACGGCCGGGTCGACGGGACCGTGCGCTTCCGCCGGTACCACCTGGGCCGCAACGGCGCCGTGCACGGCGGGATGCTCGGACTGTTGTTCGACTCGCTGCTGGGGTACACCACCGCCGTGCTGACCCAGAGTCCGTACCAGCGCACCGCGCACCTGGGCATCGACTACCGCAAGATCGTGCCGATCAACAAGGAACTGCAGGTCGACGCCGGTATCGATCGGATCGAGGGGCGCAAGATCAACGTGTCCGGCCGGATCCTCGACGATGGCGAGGTGCTCACCGAGGGCGATGCGCTGTTCATCCGGTTGAAGCCGGGGCAGCCGTGA
- a CDS encoding TIGR02611 family protein has translation MTFREKVQADRALTPGQRRRAWARWRDKIRDHPVIDFGYRITVGVIGSIVLVVGIIAIPYPGPGWAIVFLGLAILATEFRLAQVALHWVRVRYDKAMAWFARQHIALQALGALFTTAVVLGTLWLFGAVGLAAGWLGIDWPWLKSPIGIGS, from the coding sequence ATGACCTTCCGCGAGAAGGTGCAGGCGGACCGCGCGCTGACACCCGGGCAGCGCAGGCGGGCCTGGGCGCGGTGGCGCGACAAGATCCGGGACCACCCGGTGATCGACTTCGGTTACCGGATCACCGTCGGCGTCATCGGCTCGATCGTGCTGGTCGTCGGGATCATCGCCATCCCGTACCCCGGACCGGGCTGGGCGATCGTCTTCCTGGGCCTGGCCATCCTGGCCACCGAATTCCGTCTGGCGCAGGTGGCGCTGCACTGGGTGCGGGTGCGCTACGACAAGGCGATGGCCTGGTTCGCCCGCCAGCACATCGCCCTGCAGGCGCTGGGAGCGCTGTTCACCACGGCGGTGGTGCTCGGCACGCTGTGGCTGTTCGGGGCGGTCGGTCTGGCCGCGGGGTGGCTCGGTATCGATTGGCCCTGGCTGAAGAGTCCGATCGGTATCGGGTCCTAG